From Oncorhynchus tshawytscha isolate Ot180627B linkage group LG27, Otsh_v2.0, whole genome shotgun sequence, a single genomic window includes:
- the LOC112259007 gene encoding mitogen-activated protein kinase kinase kinase 3-like: MNERQALHSIMKDLVALQMTRRQPGPPYDTGKPKTLPNPAPAKRQDDVRIKFEFSGERRILMFGRPVQFEEIQQKVKTVFGQQLDLHYMNNELSIPLRGQDDLDKAIDLLDRSSKIKSIKILLLTQEQCNASPSPSPSSHHTVSKQVRIKASQSTGDVSTVYQPSEPRGRHLSTSSQNTGRSSPPPGYVPERQQRIARQGSYTSINSEGEFIPESDQCVLDPWSSAENSVSGSCQSLDSSSDSPSLRKSRMHRAKSYPDNRQQENVSDRENHVYDKVVGKGGTYPRRYHVSLHHKDHSEGRRTFPRIRRPQGNLFTLVPSRRSLNGSEESLGSWQLVDKQGRLRPQERPVAHKSPSAPMTWRRGKLLGQGAFGRVYLCYDVDTGRELAAKQVVFDPDSPDTSKEVSALECEIQLLKNLHHERIVQYYGCLRDHNEKTLTIFMEYMPGGSVKDQLKAYGALTENVTRKYTRQILEGMSYLHSNMIVHRDIKGANILRDSAGNVKLGDFGASKRLQTICMSGTGIRSVTGTPYWMSPEVISGEGYGRKADVWSLGCTVVEMLTEKPPWAEYEAMAAIFKIATQPTKPLLPSHTSDHTRDFIHRIFVEAKHRPSAEELLRHPFSQILC; the protein is encoded by the exons GTTTGGGAGGCCTGTGCAGTTTGAAGAAATCCAACAGAAGGTCAAGACTGTCTTTGGCCAACAGCTAGACTTGCACTATATGAACAATGAG CTGTCCATCCCTCTGCGTGGTCAGGATGACCTGGACAAGGCCATTGACCTGCTGGACCGCAGCTCCAAGATTAAGAGCATCAAGATCTTGCTGCTGACGCAGGAGCAGTGCaat gcgtccccctctccctctccctcttcccaccaCACGGTGAGTAAGCAGGTGAGGATCAAAGCCTCCCAGTCCACGGGTGATGTCAGCACAGTGTACCAGCCCTCCGAGCCCAGGGGGCGCCACCTCTCCACCA GCTCTCAGAACACAGGCCGTAGCTCCCCCCCTCCAGGCTATGTCCCTGAGCGGCAGCAGAGGATCGCCCGCCAGGGCTCCTACACCAGCATCAACAGTGAGGGAGAGTTCATCCCAGAGAGCGACCAGTGT gTGCTGGACCCCTGGAGCAGTGCAGAGAACTCTGTCTCAGGAAGCTGCCAGTCACTGGACAGTAGCTCAGACAG CCCCTCCCTGAGGAAGTCACGCATGCACCGAGCCAAGAGCTACCCTGATAACCGGCAGCAGGAGAACGTCTCTG aCCGGGAGAACCATGTTTATGATAAGGTGGTGGGGAAGGGAGGGACATACCCCCGCAGGTACCATGTCTCCCTGCATCACAAGGACCATAGTGAAG GTCGGAGAACGTTCCCGCGGATCCGTCGCCCCCAGGGTAACCTGTTCACCCTGGTGCCCTCACGGCGCTCCCTCAACGGCAGCGAGGAGAGTCTGGGCAGCTGGCAGCTAGTGGACAAGCAGGGCAGGCTCCGCCCACAGGAGCGCCCTGTCGCACACAAGT CCCCCAGTGCTCCAATGACGTGGAGGCGGGGCAAGCTGCTGGGCCAGGGGGCGTTTGGGAGGGTTTACCTGTGTTACGATGTGGACACGGGACGGGAGCTGGCCGCCAAGCAGGTGGTGTTTGACCCGGACAGTCCTGACACCAGCAAG gaggTGAGTGCTCTGGAGTGTGAGATCCAGTTGTTAAAGAACCTCCACCACGAACGCATCGTCCAGTACTACGGCTGCCTGAGGGACCACAACGAAAAGACCCTCACCATCTTCATGGAGTACATGCCGGGG GGTTCAGTCAAAGACCAGTTGAAGGCCTACGGGGCGCTGACGGAAAACGTGACGCGGAAGTACACACGGCAGATCCTGGAGGGCATGTCCTATCTGCACAGCAACATGATCGTTCACCGTGACATCAAAG GTGCCAACATCCTGCGGGATTCGGCGGGAAACGTGAAGCTGGGAGATTTTGGCGCCAGCAAGAGGCTGCAGACCATCTGCATGTCTGGCACGGGCATCCGCTCGGTCACTGGCACCCCCTACTGGATGAGCCCCGAGGTGATCAGTGGAGAGGGCTACGGCAGGAAGGCTGACGTCTG GAGCCTGGGCTGCACAGTGGTGGAGATGCTGACAGAGAAGCCTCCCTGGGCCGAATACGAGGCCATGGCAGCCATCTTTAAGATCGCCACCCAGCCCACCAAACCCCTGCTGCCCTCACACACCTCGGACCACACCCGTGACTTCATCCACCGCATCTTTGTGGAGGCCAAGCACCGGCCCAGtgctgaggagctgctcagacaCCCCTTCTCCCAGATCCTCTGCTGA